Proteins encoded in a region of the Enoplosus armatus isolate fEnoArm2 chromosome 16, fEnoArm2.hap1, whole genome shotgun sequence genome:
- the zbtb22b gene encoding zinc finger and BTB domain-containing protein 22b has protein sequence MCLFCYLLNLFSVGRSLARLSGILLKATRRCLLLLLLLLQRRSDGKNIFKQWSSNFRAWTDWRDTLPSARSQTVLLKAAVSTETMQSLPMEVGSSSSAPGDTSGSVVQVCFPSAQASVLDSLNRQREDGRLCDLSIHVQGQVFKAHRCVLAASSPYFHDQVLLKNMSTVSIPAVMDPLAFESVLSCAYTGQLQMLREDIVNYLTVGSVLQMWHIVDKCTELLKEGRAGGGGSGGGGGVQDGASVGGGGGSANLGCSSSNGDGGGNGAGNDGGVDGGQAQVVGSNEPQHAPQPPSRPSVSESQSPSSTNYFSPRDGSSFGGSCAAAAGASVDGGGASNTPSYCTPSGGEEAFLIEEEEEEVEEEEEEVLYQQRKRGRGGGSGRRKKMSSVSEQEVGVSDSFGVSSYQDGEHSALTQQKRPTYSQPSIMPRKQWVVVKTERMEDDDLIVVSGEEGGEDEEDEDDRELELARERERSDFNISNVRSLSADLGGRAENDMDSQVDYCQSSEDYLKFEGSLMDQTLAQHLHDSAAGQSQSANRAVSALLGQVQSAATARAQLFPLDMQGNQILLYSQASGLSLDSAAPPLGMAGGMIGGASFKGPSLEHGAVHLSMQGSLGVDGMDSGGVGGGSGSGGSNSSAGGSGKVFMCHCGKTFTHKSMRDRHINMHLDLRPFHCPVCAKKFKMKHHLTEHMKTHTGLKPYDCLGCGKKFMWRDSFMRHRSHCERRSVLGESGEGGSSGEGGRRGGGEDGPDLISSPHLLLSAGEGGHGGILGGGGRGGVSVSSPHLSGTVLSPQHAGVSATGSSSSNNSVSNSSSAALSNNMAAAGALLGVVSQSPGQGQGSGMFGGLGMGRSVCDEDVCEVSANDSSVT, from the exons atgtgcttgttttgttatttattgaatttattttccGTCGGCCGAAGTCTGGCTCGTCTGTCTGGAATCCTTTTAAAGGCGACGCGtcgctgtctgctgctgctgctgctgctgctgcagaggagatCAGATGGgaagaacattttcaaacaatggTCCTCAAACTTCAGGGCCTGGACAGACTGGCGGGACACCCTGCCGTCAGCTCGCTCACAGACGGTACTTCTGAAGGCTGCAGTGTCAACTGAAACG ATGCAGTCCCTGCCCATGGAagtgggcagcagcagctcagctcccGGCGACACATCTGGCTCGGTGGTGCAGGTGTGCTTCCCCAGCGCTCAGGCCTCGGTGCTGGACAGCCTGAACCGGCAGAGAGAAGACGGCAGGCTCTGTGACCTCTCCATCCACGTCCAGGGGCAAGTGTTCAAAGCCCACCGCTGCGTCCTGGCCGCCTCCTCGCCCTACTTCCATGACCAG GTACTACTGAAGAACATGTCTACGGTCTCCATCCCGGCGGTAATGGACCCGCTGGCGTTTGAGAGCGTGCTGAGCTGCGCCTACACCGGTCAGCTCCAGATGCTGCGGGAGGACATCGTTAACTACCTCACGGTGGGCAGCGTCTTGCAAATGTGGCACATCGTGGACAAATGCACCGAGCTGCTGAAGGAGGGccgggcaggaggaggagggagcggTGGAGGAGGCGGAGTGCAGGATGGAGCCAGTGTCGGAGGAGGCGGAGGGTCAGCTAACCTCGGGTGTAGCAGCAGCAATGGTGACGGTGGTGGTAATGGAGCTGGTAATGATGGCGGGGTTGATGGTGGTCAAGCCCAGGTCGTAGGGTCCAACGAGCCCCAGCACGCCCCCCAACCTCCCAGCCGCCCGTCAGTGAGTGAGAGCCAGTCTCCCAGCAGCACCAACTACTTCAGCCCCAGGGACGGGAGCAGTTTTGGAGGAAGTTGTGCAGCCGCAGCTGGGGCTTCAGTGGACGGAGGAGGGGCAAGCAACACCCCCAGCTACTGCACCCCATCGGGAGGAGAGGAAGCCTTCCTtattgaggaagaggaggaggaagtagaggaggaagaggaggaggtgttgtACCaacaaaggaagagaggaagaggaggaggcagtgggaggaggaagaaaatgagcTCAGTGTCAGAACAGGAAGTTGGAGTCAGCGACAGCTTCGGCGTGTCGTCCTATCAG GATGGGGAGCACTCAGCGCTGACACAGCAGAAGCGTCCCACCTACAGCCAGCCCAGCATCATGCCTCGTAAACAGTGGGTGGTGGTGAAAACCGAACGCATGGAGGACGACGACCTCATCGTGGTGTccggggaggagggaggagaagacgaggaggacgaggatgACAGGGAGTTGGAGCTGgccagggagagggagagaagcgACTTCAACATCTCCAACGTTAGGAGCCTTTCAGCTGATCTGGGGGGCAGAGCCGAGAACGACATGGACTCACAG GTGGACTACTGCCAGTCTTCAGAAGACTACCTCAAGTTTGAAGGCAGTTTAATGGACCAGACTTTAGCTCAGCACCTTCATGACAGTGCAGCAGGTCAGAGCCAGAGCGCTAACCGTGCTGTTTCAGCGCTTCTGGGCCAGGTCCAGTCTGCAGCCACAGCCCGGGCCCAGCTCTTCCCCCTGGACATGCAGGGGAACCAGATCCTCCTCTACAGCCAGGCATCCGGACTCTCTCTGGACTCTGCCGCCCCTCCCCTGGGGATGGCAGGTGGTATGATCGGAGGAGCCTCTTTCAAAGGTCCCAGTCTGGAGCACGGTGCGGTCCACCTGTCGATGCAGGGCAGTTTGGGAGTTGATGGCATGGACAGCGGGGGGGTTGGAGGTGGAAGTGGGAGTGGTGGCAGTAACAGCAGCGCGGGGGGTTCAGGGAAAGTGTTTATGTGCCACTGTGGTAAGACCTTCACCCACAAGAGCATGAGGGACCGCCACATTAACATGCACCTGGACCTGAGGCCCTTCCACTGCCCCGTCTGTGCCAAGAAGTTCAAGATGAAGCATCACCTCACGGAGCACATGAAGACGCACACAGGCCTCAAGCCGTACGACTGCCTCGGCTGCGGCAAGAAGTTCATGTGGCGCGACAGCTTCATGAGGCACCGCTCGCACTGCGAGAGGCGCAGCGTGCTGGGGGAGAGCGGCGAAGGCGGGAGCAGcggtgagggagggagaagaggtggaggtgaggaTGGGCCAGATTTGAtttcctcccctcacctcctcctgtctgcaGGTGAGGGAGGACATGGCGGTATTctgggaggaggtgggagaggaggagtgtctgtttcttctccacATCTTTCCGGCACTGTTCTGTCACCGCAGCACGCCGGCGTCTCGGCCACAGGAAGTAGCAGCAGTAACAACAGtgtgagcaacagcagcagtgctgcTTTGAGCAACAACATGGCCGCCGCAGGGGCGCTTCTAGGAGTCGTCTCTCAGAGTCCGGGTCAGGGTCAGGGATCAGGGATGTTTGGTGGTCTTGGGATGGGTcgaagtgtgtgtgatgaagacgTGTGTGAAGTCAGTGCCAATGATAGTAGCGTGACTTAA